The Malus domestica chromosome 10, GDT2T_hap1 nucleotide sequence CACTTTCTTAACCTGTCTCCTCGCTCACCACCGACATATACCGCCTGCAAGTACTAGATCCTAATATATCGAGCAGTGAAAGCCAAATCTGATTCCTTGTTTGCTCAAGTCAGATTCAATTGGagatcaatcatcaactttgaTTTGATAACTCGTTCAATTCGATGTCGTATGTATTCTAGCCCACAACGACTTTGGTACCTAATCTAGATACATATGTTAGTTTGAATAGGGAGGACGGCGGATGGGAGGATCCTCGGCGACAGGCGCCGAGGAGCGATAGTGGCCGCTGGTGAGGTGAGTTGGTTGTGGCTGGGTTCGTGTTCCTAGGGAGTTGGATGTGTCGTGTTCTCTCATTCAAtggtatatattttttattttttcaaaacacaaaaGAATAATACTTAACAATGTTAACATTTTGTTAAACACGTATGAAGTAGATAGATAAAAAAccatcctctccggatcctctttacGAGGTCCTGAAGATCCTTAAATCATGTTCGAAGTTTTGATTAGGTACTATTCATGTTTaatctaaaataaaatatttaaaatgatttctgaccgcacgatgtacgatgaacgaacatgattttgaacatcctcagaatcctcacaaagaggatccgaaaAAGATCCATATTCGATAAGAAATATAGAAGGAGACACAAACTTGAGGACAACAAATCGCACCCAATAAACGAAAGCTAATCAATGGATTAAGGACGTGTAAGAAAATAGGTCCAATAGCTAAGATTACACATcatcatatttttatttttataccaACATACCCCTAAAATTATAAattgttataaatatgtaaatgcaTATAATCCTCGATTTTAGGAttaatagatgaacgaattccTTAATGGTAGGATTTGAACTAGTCCGTTAATAACTTCAACTCTCTCGTAAGAATTATAGGTTGGGTGATTTTTGGGTGATTGTGAGGGATGAGAAGGGGAGGTTTATTTCTGCAGGGCTTCAAGTGGGAGTATCCTCCCCTGAAGCTTTTGCAGCAAGAAAGGCTATGTTGTTGCTCCATGAGTTGTGCTACGAGCGTTTTTTAGGGaaacttaggccatctccaaccgaagggtccagagggccagagggccgaaaatagccctaaaaccgtctccaaccgagggctaggccagagggctctggaatctgggagggccccacgagatcggagagggctggagggctggctgctttcggccagccagccagccccgggctggcttattttttttttaatgttttctattgctgtcggttaaaaccgacaacattaaagaggttttattttttttaatagttctactattagtgtcggttataaccgacactaatagtttgaatgttttttaatacaacggctagtagccgttgtattattaggcctttttttttaatgaatttaaacttttttttccctttttttttccttttcatattaatcaaattttgtttcatattttttttcaattctattttacaaaatttgtttcaatttttttttaaattctatttttttcctataacttctattttacaaaatttgattcatattttatttcctataacttctatttcacaaaatttgtttcataattttttttcaattctatttttttcctaggccatttatacaacattaaattaaattaagtaacatgaaacaacattaaacaatatgaaatagcattaaataacattaaccaacatacaaattatacaacataaaaaaacatttaacaacatgaaacttaaacaacatttttaaaaacatttaacaacataaaacttaaaagcctactccatgcttcttttggcccaaagatgtgcaacaagatcctgttgtaggtacgtatttgtggcacgagaacgtatcattctatagcgcctcatatactcatttatagagatactaccagttcttggattgaaaggcaaattaggcccatcatatatttttgctagAGCCCTTCTTGACttatttggatcttcttggtcatcgtcagactctccatcaatatacccatctcgctcatcctccactatcatattgtgtaatatgatgcaagacatcatgatggagttcaaattttctcgactccaccctcttgccgATTCGCTGATAATTttccaccgtgcttgtagaataccgaaagctctctcaacatctttccagtatgcctcttggtgtaaggtaaacaacttttctgcatcattcctagggtttggaattgcttggacaagtgtcgcccactttgggtagatgccatctgccaagtaataccccatattgtattcacggccgttgatgtagtagtcaagttgaggtgctttaccttccgtcaagttattgaagaggggtgaacgcccaagaactgtaatgtcattttgggatccagggactccaaagaaagcatgccagatccatgtgtcatatgaggcaactgcctctaacacaacagttggctttctcgaccttccgCTAAAGCTTCCTTGCCATCCAgtgggacagttcttccaatcccaatgcatgcagtctaatgaccctatcatgcccggAAACCCATGGTCTTCAGCTTTGTGAAGGAGCCGATtcagatcttcttgatttggctctcggaggtactcgtctttgtaaacctgaacaattgtgttacaaaattcttcaagagtatcaaggcatgtagactcagacataccatgggtttcatccatcgaattagctgAGGAGCCATATGCCATCATTCGGAGTGCAACagtaaccttctgatgaggtgagaaaccagggTGGCCCGCTCTGTCCCGCTTCTgtcgaaagtatggattgacctgctggacatcatgaagtaaatgctcgaagacatgacgcctcattcggaagcgacgtctgaaatcctcttctgtgtacaccgagtcggggttgaagtagttgttcatcagattggcatgcgccatcgctctgtttcgtggtttgtaagagcgaccagcaacagagccaccccattgaggttgttccttAGTTGGTTGACACACCATGGCCACAGCCATGGCTGCTGCCATGTTTTGTGTGTTGCGCCTTACTTGAGCTTCTTCATCAGACTTCTCATTTTCTCGTCTCATTTGCACCCATTTtgcttccaatttggaattggatgaggacccccaattggaattggatgaagatccaaagttggaattcattgcaaacttgaattgaaagagattgaattgcaagagattgaattgaaatagattgaatttaaagttgtgtgaattatagcccaatatccaccctatttatagcaaaaaaaattcaaatccaacggctagctgacgtcagcatgatgtcagctaccaacggctagctgacatcaTGTTGACGTCACCtagccgttagatttgaatttaaattgtagtttttaaataataaattatgtttggccctatggccctttggccctcggttggagacggttttttgtgacagggctaaaacgagccatctggccctctggccctcggttggagacggaggcaaatatagtcctgtactgttcattaaaatattaatatcttggagaatcttggagggccagagggctaaaacgaaccCTCTGGCCagtcatcggttggagatggccttaatgATGGTATTTGCTTCTCTACAACAACGTGATGATGATTCTTCTACTTGGGTTCTAATGATGCAAACCACTTTTTACATTTAATTTTTCATGCCCGTTTTAATCATGCTTCAAGGGATGGTGTGAGAAGGTGATCTGAATACCATATTTGGTTTCGTTGGTGTTTATTTAGCTGTATGAtagattttatattaatatACCATAtatatcacttttttttttataatctatcacaaattaattgtttatttatCATATTTTGTCTAGATATCTATGTATTGCATTTTCACTTGAAGCAATTTGATAATGACCATGTTTTTATTACAATCGATATTAGCGAAGAAGAATTTAAACACAAAACTTGAGCGGCTTAAAAATAATGCACTTTAAACCATAGAAATTATAGAATAGTGTCACTATATATAGAGTTGGCAGACCTTTTTCTCAATTTTGCTATTTCAAATATGTCGACCCATTTCTGTAGCTTCAAACTATGCGCTACGGTGTAGAATCCATTTTCTTATAATTCGATAGTCACGCCACctagtactatggtctaattatatttttcttcacttgtaagtgagaggtattatgttcgattctcgccaaaagcgATTTTGAATCACATAATTGAAGCCCATTATAAAACTTAGTCTGTTCTCTCATCTCTTTAGTATGGATGATATCATCGTTTAAAAATTTAgaactcgtttggatgtgcttttaaaatgattgaaagcgtttttggtgaaaatatttttggaaacaatccttagtaaaaatactAGTAAATCCTGGAaaatcacttaaagtgcttcttgaaagaagcacataactggtgcttcttgaaagaagcacataattggtgcttcttgtagaaaacacttaaagtgcttttagaacccaacaatattttctctaaaagcgctttcagtcatttaaaaaGTACAACCAAACGAGCTCATAATTAGACAGTCACGTCTAATATTAAATTTAGTATTATTATTgatttaaacctaaaaattctaaaaattaaatgcacgaaaacactAAATATCTTCTTTTTATAGCGTACTTTGGATGGCCCAAGGCCCTAAAACACATTTAAATACAACCGTATCTGGCTCTAACCAAACCATTTGGGGTAAATTCTCTTCAAAACATTGATGTGTGGGCGCCGGAGATGTGGCCCAACTCTCGAACAGGCCATCAGCAACTCTCGGTGAAATGAGAGGCGCTTTCTTGACATGCATGCATGGCTTTCTCTTTAGCATTCCTGTCATGCACCCAGATTAACCAATAAGCCAGAGAACCGCCACAACAGCTTGGACGGTGACTCTAACAGCAACGAAAGATTTTCTCTTCCCTGTTCCTGCATGCAAAGATGGAATTGTACATACGTACTcggtattaataatatcaagcCAAAACCTAATCAACATAGtactaattagttaattaaattgATCATCATTTTAATCATAATACTTACCACCACTTTTGGTTGGCTTTCCTTCCCCGTAGAAGAGGTCAGGCCCGTATCTCACCTGACAGCTTGGCGAAAAAATCATACCCCATGTTCTTCCCTCACAAGTCTCCAGATACCCACCGACACCCGCCCTCAAACACCTTTGGCAGTCAGTCCCATTTATGTCCGGAGTACATTGCATCAAACAATATATCGACGTCCCTCCGTTGCCTTTCTTGTCATCCCCGGTTGCAAAATAAATTGGAGTCGTATTCCCAACAGCTTTGTCCACAAGACCATTCATCAAACTCAACAAGCTCTGATTAAACTGGTCTTTGTTTGAAACTTTGTTCACACTGCACCAATACCGCCACGGAAGCTCCTCCTCCGTGGCAGAGATGGATCGGTTCGAATATCTCAACATGCATTCCTCATACCAAACGATGGATTCCCTGTTGTTGGTGCAATTTTGTTTGAGGTTCTTGGCAGCGGAGTTGATGCAGTCGCGGCAGACTCCGGACTTGACATCACCTCGACAAAGATATAGGCCGTACACTTTTTTGTCGTTGTCTCCGGATGTGGAGTTGTAGAAGCTGGTGCCGGAAGATTTAGAGGAGAGTTCGGAGAGGAGTTTGTTGACGTTGTCTTGGAACGGGGCGTTTTGGGCTGTGTTAACTTCTAAAGAGCAGTAGTGGTGGATGTAGTGAATCGAATTGGAACAGATCACAAGTTTGAATAGGCCGATGAACGACAGGGATACAATTATTAGGGTGTGATCATGAAAATTAACTAATGACATCTTAATTTGTTTGATCGAATCCCTAAAAGTTCCTTAACTGGTGGTGCAAAAGAATCATAATTAGAAATAATTAAGGTGGTTTTTCAGTGATGGAGATCAAATGACATCTTTGTTTGCTCGATGGTTGAAGATTGTTGAATTAGTGGTGCAAAAGGAATGCAGATTGCATGTATGAATATTGACTATAAATAATAGGAGGCATACCTGAAAGGCTCTCATAATTTGCGTTGACATATTCAACGTGATTTTCTCTTTTCTATGACTAATTCAGAAAACAAATAATGGTTGGAAGAGGGAACAGACATCCGCTAGTTTCACTGTAAAAGTATTCTATAAATATAAGTTACAAGAATAAACCCACCAACTTGAAGCAAGAATACAAGAAAATGACTTGTGCtacaaaaagaacaaaaaaaaaagcttggtatatatgttcccaaaaaAAACATCAGTCATCACTAGCGAGGATACGGTTCAGTAATATTTGAAGGCTCATTTTGCGTCACATAGACGGAGCTACTTTTCGATTCATCAGAATTTGTCAATCCCGCCAACAATATGTCTGAACCACTGTCTGTTGAGAAAAAATTTAGAATAAACACTTCTAAATTTTATATGTCAAAGAAGAAATTCACTCAAAAATTTGAGACACAACAAAAGACTTTATTAAACTGAAAATATTACAAAGAAAGCTCTCAACTCTCACAAACACTCAACACACTATAAGACTTGTAgtcttattttcttcttcacttCTTGATGTCTTTGTTGCTTGCTTACATTacaacacacatacatacatatttatagTGAGGTTTGCCGACTTTAAAGTTGGCTAGAACATCCTAGTGCAATGGTCATGCACTGCTCCAACTCACACACTGCAAACCGACTTAGACTTTAATAATTATACTTCTAGTCATTTCTACAACTTCCCACCGACATGCTTGCTAGAGCTTTCTAGCAAAATCCCATGTATACTTCATCTAGAACATTAAGACTTCATAATGGGTTGGGTTTTAAGTTATGGGCTGGTGTTGTActttcaacactccccctcaacacCAGCTCATTCTTTCCCCCATGTTGAGTTGATGACGAAACCTTTCAAACTTGCCGGTACTCAAACCTTTTGTGAACAAGTCTGCAATTTGATCATCTGTATTGATTTGTCTCATCTCAATCTCTTCTTGCAAGACCTTCTCTCTAATGAAATGATAGTGTACCTCCACATGTTTAGTTCTTGCATGAAAAACTGGATTTTCCGCCAAGCGAATTGCCGATTGGTTATCACAGTACAATGGTACTGGATAATCCACTGGTTGATGTAGATCACTCATCAACTGTACTAGCCATGCATTCTCTTGAGCTGCCATTGCTGCTGCTCTATACTCTGCTTCTGTGGTTGATAAAGACACCATTGGTTGTCTCTT carries:
- the LOC114822978 gene encoding cysteine-rich repeat secretory protein 38-like yields the protein MSLVNFHDHTLIIVSLSFIGLFKLVICSNSIHYIHHYCSLEVNTAQNAPFQDNVNKLLSELSSKSSGTSFYNSTSGDNDKKVYGLYLCRGDVKSGVCRDCINSAAKNLKQNCTNNRESIVWYEECMLRYSNRSISATEEELPWRYWCSVNKVSNKDQFNQSLLSLMNGLVDKAVGNTTPIYFATGDDKKGNGGTSIYCLMQCTPDINGTDCQRCLRAGVGGYLETCEGRTWGMIFSPSCQVRYGPDLFYGEGKPTKSGGTGKRKSFVAVRVTVQAVVAVLWLIG